The following coding sequences are from one Betaproteobacteria bacterium window:
- the rsxG gene encoding electron transport complex subunit RsxG, translating into MALRTAVILFLFVVLFTGLLSGAYLWTKPALEASAIEEKMRLIDEVLPRTEYDNRLLEDALALPPTPALGIDEASTVYRARRGGQPVALVYEAVAPDGYSGKIRLLVALRADGTVAGVRVTQHRETPGLGDYIEPKKDKNKTRPWITQFNGLSLASTEARAWKVKKDGGRFDSVAGATVTPRAVVRAVAKAVRFGTENRERLFAQADGGKP; encoded by the coding sequence ATGGCCCTGCGCACGGCGGTCATCCTGTTTCTCTTCGTCGTCCTGTTCACCGGGCTCCTCTCCGGCGCCTACCTGTGGACCAAGCCGGCCCTGGAGGCTTCCGCCATCGAGGAGAAAATGAGGCTGATCGACGAAGTCCTGCCGCGCACCGAATACGACAATCGCCTGCTGGAGGATGCCCTTGCCCTGCCGCCGACCCCGGCCCTGGGTATCGACGAAGCCAGCACCGTCTATCGCGCCCGGCGCGGCGGCCAGCCCGTCGCTCTGGTGTATGAGGCCGTGGCCCCCGACGGCTATTCCGGCAAGATTCGCCTCCTCGTCGCCCTGCGCGCCGACGGCACCGTGGCCGGCGTGCGCGTCACCCAGCACCGGGAAACCCCGGGCCTGGGCGATTACATCGAACCCAAGAAGGACAAGAACAAGACCCGCCCCTGGATCACCCAGTTCAACGGCCTGTCGCTGGCAAGCACCGAAGCCAGGGCGTGGAAGGTGAAGAAGGACGGCGGCCGCTTCGATTCCGTGGCCGGCGCCACGGTGACGCCCCGTGCCGTGGTGCGCGCGGTGGCCAAGGCCGTCCGTTTCGGGACGGAGAACCGCGAACGCCTGTTCGCTCAGGCTGATGGAGGCAAGCCATGA
- a CDS encoding PAS domain-containing protein has protein sequence MSSPLDIPPSLGLDSLTQIVEGNPVATIVIDAAHRVTHWNRAIEVLTGLKAADMVGTDGQWRAFYTSARPILADFIVSGALEDSVDHYYHGKFRRAPLIDGAFEAEDFFSVHGRVGQVAVLYRGPPA, from the coding sequence GTGTCGTCTCCCCTGGATATTCCGCCCTCCCTCGGCCTCGACAGTCTGACCCAGATTGTCGAGGGCAATCCCGTGGCGACCATCGTCATCGACGCCGCCCACCGGGTGACCCACTGGAACCGGGCCATCGAAGTCCTGACCGGACTCAAGGCGGCCGACATGGTGGGTACCGATGGGCAGTGGCGGGCCTTCTACACCAGTGCGCGTCCCATTCTGGCCGATTTCATCGTGAGCGGCGCCCTGGAGGATTCGGTCGATCACTACTACCACGGGAAATTCCGCCGCGCTCCCCTGATCGACGGCGCTTTCGAGGCGGAGGATTTTTTTTCCGTCCATGGGCGAGTCGGGCAAGTGGCTGTTCTTTACCGCGGCCCCCCTGCGTGA
- the rsxC gene encoding electron transport complex subunit RsxC, whose protein sequence is MMLDLFKFKGGVKPPSNKTQSVGKPIALAPLPSRLIVPLHQSIGGTPRPLVQVGDRVLKGQMIGEADGWISAAVHAPTSGTVVAVEMHPQPHPSGLTALCVVIEPDGQETWIERQPLDYRSLAPEAVRERLQQAGVVGLGGAVFPTHGKLSASRTVPMEELVINGAECEPYITCDDLLMRERAEEVVRGIGLFRDLLQPKKVLIGIEDNKPEAVAALAAAVRAAGEDFAVVAVPTRYPAGGAKQLIRVLTGKEVPAAKRSTDLGVQCFNVATAYTAWRAIAHGEPLLSRLVTLTGNVHEPRNYEVLIGTPMDELLALAQPNPDTDGIIMGGPMMGFLVPDRRAPVVKATNCLIAHSPRLFPPAPPEMPCIRCGECARACPHELQPFEMYWFARAKNFGKTQEYNIFDCIECGCCSYVCPSRIPLVQYFRFAKSEIWARERDKNAADGAKERFEFKQLRDEREKAEKAEKLAKAAAAQAAKKAAEAAAAEAAAVSAEAAPLAADTAPAGAAPTGTTASPPAAPAPTDAEAAKRATIEAAMERARAQRAAAQPRNTEALSPARQAEISAIEARREAAAPPDENAP, encoded by the coding sequence CTGATGCTCGACCTCTTCAAGTTCAAGGGCGGGGTCAAACCGCCCAGCAACAAGACGCAGTCGGTGGGCAAGCCCATTGCCCTGGCGCCACTGCCGTCGCGGTTGATCGTTCCCCTGCACCAGAGCATCGGCGGCACGCCGCGGCCCCTGGTTCAGGTCGGTGACCGAGTCCTCAAGGGCCAGATGATCGGCGAGGCCGACGGCTGGATCTCGGCCGCCGTCCATGCCCCCACTTCCGGCACCGTGGTCGCGGTGGAAATGCACCCCCAGCCCCATCCCTCCGGCCTGACGGCGCTCTGCGTGGTCATCGAACCCGACGGCCAGGAAACATGGATCGAGCGCCAGCCCTTGGACTACCGTTCCCTGGCCCCGGAAGCCGTGCGCGAAAGACTGCAGCAGGCCGGCGTCGTCGGCCTGGGGGGCGCCGTCTTCCCCACCCACGGCAAACTCAGCGCGTCCAGGACCGTGCCCATGGAGGAGCTGGTCATCAACGGCGCCGAGTGCGAGCCCTACATCACCTGTGACGACCTGCTCATGCGCGAACGGGCCGAGGAGGTGGTGCGCGGCATCGGCCTCTTCCGCGACCTCCTGCAACCGAAGAAGGTGCTCATCGGCATCGAGGACAACAAACCCGAAGCGGTGGCCGCCCTAGCCGCCGCCGTCCGGGCGGCCGGCGAGGACTTCGCCGTTGTCGCCGTGCCCACCCGCTACCCGGCGGGGGGCGCCAAGCAGTTGATCCGCGTGCTCACCGGCAAGGAAGTTCCGGCCGCCAAGCGCTCCACCGATCTGGGCGTGCAGTGCTTCAACGTGGCCACCGCCTACACGGCCTGGCGGGCCATCGCCCACGGCGAGCCGCTGCTGTCCCGCCTCGTCACGCTCACCGGCAATGTGCATGAGCCCCGCAATTACGAGGTGCTGATCGGCACCCCCATGGACGAGTTGCTCGCCCTCGCCCAGCCCAACCCCGATACCGACGGCATCATCATGGGCGGCCCCATGATGGGCTTTCTGGTCCCCGACCGCCGGGCGCCGGTGGTCAAGGCCACCAATTGCCTGATCGCCCACTCGCCCCGCCTCTTCCCTCCTGCGCCACCGGAAATGCCCTGCATCCGCTGCGGCGAGTGCGCCCGAGCCTGCCCCCACGAATTGCAGCCCTTCGAGATGTACTGGTTCGCCCGCGCCAAGAACTTCGGCAAGACCCAGGAATACAACATCTTCGACTGCATCGAGTGCGGCTGCTGCTCCTACGTCTGCCCCTCGCGCATCCCCCTGGTGCAGTATTTCCGCTTTGCCAAGAGCGAGATCTGGGCGCGGGAGCGGGACAAGAACGCCGCCGACGGCGCCAAGGAGCGTTTCGAGTTCAAGCAGCTCCGCGACGAGCGGGAAAAGGCCGAGAAAGCCGAGAAGCTGGCCAAGGCCGCCGCCGCCCAGGCGGCCAAGAAGGCCGCCGAGGCAGCCGCAGCGGAGGCGGCTGCCGTCTCCGCGGAAGCCGCCCCCCTGGCGGCTGACACCGCTCCGGCCGGCGCTGCTCCCACGGGGACCACCGCATCCCCACCGGCAGCCCCTGCCCCGACCGACGCCGAGGCGGCCAAACGCGCCACCATCGAAGCCGCCATGGAACGGGCCCGGGCCCAGCGGGCGGCCGCCCAGCCCCGCAACACCGAAGCCCTGAGCCCGGCCCGGCAAGCGGAGATTTCCGCCATCGAGGCCCGCCGCGAAGCTGCCGCCCCCCCTGACGAGAACGCGCCCTGA
- the rsxA gene encoding electron transport complex subunit RsxA yields the protein MSHYLFILVGAVLVNNVVLVKILGLCPFMGVSKKLETAYGMGAATTFVLTMATGASYIIDHYLLIPFGLEYLRTLSFIVTIAAIVQLTEMVIAKTSPTLQQTLGIYLPLITTNCAVLGVPLLNVANKFNFVESLLFGAGSAVGFSVVLVLFAGIRERIEGADVPRYFRGVAIAMVTAGLMSLAFMGFAGLDRYQ from the coding sequence ATGAGCCATTACCTTTTCATCCTCGTCGGCGCGGTGCTGGTCAACAACGTCGTGCTGGTGAAGATTCTCGGCCTGTGCCCCTTCATGGGCGTTTCCAAGAAGCTGGAAACCGCCTATGGCATGGGGGCGGCCACCACCTTCGTGCTGACCATGGCCACGGGGGCCAGCTACATCATCGACCACTACCTGCTCATCCCCTTCGGGCTGGAGTACCTGCGCACCCTGTCCTTCATCGTCACCATCGCCGCCATCGTGCAGCTCACGGAAATGGTGATCGCCAAGACTTCCCCCACCCTGCAGCAGACCCTGGGCATCTACCTGCCCCTCATCACCACCAACTGTGCCGTGCTGGGGGTGCCGCTGCTCAACGTCGCCAACAAGTTCAACTTCGTCGAGTCGCTCCTCTTCGGCGCCGGTAGCGCCGTCGGCTTCTCCGTGGTGCTGGTGCTCTTCGCCGGTATCCGCGAGCGCATCGAGGGCGCCGACGTGCCGCGATACTTCCGCGGGGTCGCCATCGCCATGGTCACCGCCGGCCTCATGTCCCTGGCCTTCATGGGCTTCGCCGGCCTGGACAGGTACCAATGA
- a CDS encoding RnfABCDGE type electron transport complex subunit D, producing MFSTPPYLLKDASVSRVMTQVCLALLPGIAAYAWLVGPAILIQLAVASLAALLAEALMLQIRGKPLAPFLADGSAVVTAWLIALTFPPLAPWWLVATGVFFAIVVAKHLYGGLGQNPFNPAMVAFAVCIVSFPALMSQWPNQGLHLTLVQQADIIFGFAPRVDALTSATPLDALKTALKLGAESSVDVPSLLANQDIYGNFAGRGWEWVALGYFAGGLWLWLCGIITWQVPVAFLAALAAISGALWLYAPQSFANPLFHLFSGGAMLGAFFIATDPVSGSTTPRGKLIFGAGAGLLAYVIRVFGGYPDGVAFAVLIMNICVPVIDLFTQPRIFGMKGKS from the coding sequence ATGTTCAGCACGCCCCCCTATCTGCTCAAGGACGCCAGCGTCAGCCGGGTCATGACCCAGGTCTGCCTGGCCCTGCTTCCCGGCATCGCCGCCTATGCCTGGCTGGTGGGTCCGGCCATCCTCATTCAACTGGCCGTGGCCAGCCTCGCCGCCCTGCTGGCCGAAGCGCTCATGCTGCAAATCCGGGGGAAGCCCCTGGCGCCCTTCCTCGCCGACGGCTCGGCGGTGGTCACCGCCTGGCTCATCGCCCTCACCTTCCCGCCGCTCGCCCCCTGGTGGCTGGTGGCGACCGGCGTCTTCTTCGCCATCGTGGTCGCCAAGCACCTCTACGGCGGCCTGGGCCAGAACCCCTTCAACCCGGCCATGGTGGCCTTCGCCGTCTGCATCGTCTCCTTCCCGGCTCTCATGTCGCAATGGCCGAACCAGGGCCTGCACCTGACCCTGGTGCAGCAGGCGGACATCATCTTCGGCTTCGCCCCCCGGGTGGATGCCCTCACCAGCGCCACCCCCCTGGACGCCCTCAAGACGGCCCTGAAGCTGGGCGCCGAGAGCAGCGTGGACGTGCCCTCACTCCTCGCCAACCAGGACATTTACGGCAATTTCGCCGGCCGCGGCTGGGAGTGGGTTGCCCTGGGGTATTTCGCGGGCGGCCTGTGGCTGTGGCTGTGCGGCATCATCACCTGGCAGGTGCCGGTGGCCTTCCTCGCCGCCCTCGCCGCCATTTCCGGCGCCCTCTGGCTGTACGCGCCGCAATCCTTCGCCAACCCGCTCTTCCACCTCTTTTCCGGCGGCGCCATGCTGGGGGCCTTCTTTATCGCCACCGACCCGGTTTCCGGATCCACCACACCGCGCGGCAAGCTCATCTTCGGCGCCGGTGCCGGCCTTCTGGCTTACGTCATCCGCGTCTTCGGCGGCTACCCGGATGGCGTGGCCTTCGCGGTACTCATCATGAACATCTGCGTGCCGGTCATCGACCTGTTCACCCAGCCGCGCATCTTCGGCATGAAAGGCAAGTCGTGA
- a CDS encoding DUF1841 family protein: MFNPSRDQVRHFFCEVWRKHRDRLPLAGAEIAAADIVGRHPEYHSLLSDTDGALSAEWTPEAGAMNPFLHLSLHLAIVEQVSIDQPPGIRAAFEALRLRLDPHAAEHVVLEALGETVWRAQREGRPLDAEAYLDSLRRAASA; encoded by the coding sequence ATGTTTAATCCTTCCCGCGATCAGGTACGCCATTTCTTCTGCGAAGTCTGGCGCAAGCATCGTGACCGCCTGCCCCTGGCCGGAGCGGAAATCGCCGCCGCCGACATCGTCGGCCGCCACCCCGAATATCACAGCCTGCTCTCCGACACCGACGGCGCCCTGAGCGCCGAGTGGACGCCGGAGGCCGGGGCCATGAACCCCTTCCTGCACCTCTCCCTGCACCTCGCCATTGTCGAACAGGTGAGCATCGACCAGCCCCCGGGCATTCGGGCTGCTTTTGAGGCCTTGCGCCTGCGCCTCGACCCCCACGCCGCCGAGCACGTCGTCCTCGAAGCCCTGGGCGAGACCGTCTGGCGCGCCCAGCGGGAAGGCCGCCCTCTGGATGCGGAAGCCTATCTCGACTCCCTGCGCCGGGCAGCCAGCGCATGA
- a CDS encoding diguanylate cyclase, whose translation MGESGKWLFFTAAPLRDGEGRIVGAIETLQDVSDRHDAEAAVRESEGVLAQIVLGSSVATFVIDREHRVSHWNRACEAITGVAARDVVGTRDQWRPFYPTQRPLMADLVLERASEGTVQEFYRGKYRPSPLIEGAYEAEDFFPNFGEGGCWLYFTAAPLRNSRGEVVGAIETLQDFTERRRTEIALRESEERYRILSVTDALTGLYNSRHFYERLHEEVERAQRYGRPLSLIVLDADNFKQVNDTYGHLQGDLVLQVLAGVIGHCLRRTDSAYRYGGEEFAAIMPEATLEAAALVAERLRHSFAETPIRPAAGGMIRCSVSIGVTQLVAGESVESFIRRADDGAYQAKRRGKNCVVTMAIPS comes from the coding sequence ATGGGCGAGTCGGGCAAGTGGCTGTTCTTTACCGCGGCCCCCCTGCGTGACGGCGAGGGGCGTATCGTCGGTGCCATTGAGACCCTGCAGGACGTCAGCGACCGCCATGATGCCGAGGCGGCCGTGCGGGAAAGCGAGGGGGTGCTTGCCCAGATCGTCCTGGGCAGTTCGGTGGCTACTTTCGTCATCGACCGCGAGCACCGCGTTTCCCACTGGAATCGCGCCTGCGAGGCGATTACCGGCGTGGCTGCACGGGACGTGGTGGGCACGCGCGACCAGTGGCGCCCCTTTTATCCGACCCAGCGGCCGCTGATGGCGGACCTGGTCCTGGAGCGGGCCAGCGAGGGAACGGTGCAGGAGTTCTACCGCGGCAAGTACCGGCCTTCACCCCTGATCGAGGGCGCCTACGAAGCGGAGGACTTTTTCCCCAATTTCGGCGAGGGGGGCTGCTGGCTCTACTTTACGGCGGCGCCTCTGCGCAATAGCCGGGGCGAAGTGGTCGGCGCCATCGAAACCCTGCAGGATTTCACCGAGCGGCGCCGCACCGAAATCGCCCTGCGGGAGAGCGAGGAGCGTTACCGCATCCTGAGCGTCACCGACGCCCTCACCGGGCTCTACAATTCCCGCCATTTCTACGAGCGCCTGCACGAGGAAGTGGAGCGCGCTCAGCGCTACGGTCGGCCCCTGTCGCTCATCGTCCTCGATGCCGACAATTTCAAACAGGTGAACGACACTTACGGCCACCTTCAGGGAGACTTGGTGCTCCAGGTTCTCGCGGGGGTCATCGGCCATTGTCTGCGGCGCACCGACAGCGCCTACCGCTATGGCGGCGAGGAATTCGCCGCGATCATGCCCGAGGCGACGCTGGAGGCCGCGGCCCTGGTGGCGGAGCGCCTGCGCCACAGTTTTGCCGAAACGCCCATACGCCCGGCTGCGGGCGGGATGATCCGGTGTAGCGTGAGCATCGGTGTCACCCAATTGGTGGCGGGCGAGAGCGTAGAGAGCTTCATCCGCCGCGCCGACGACGGCGCCTACCAGGCCAAGCGCCGTGGCAAGAACTGTGTCGTCACCATGGCGATTCCGAGCTGA
- a CDS encoding FIST C-terminal domain-containing protein, whose amino-acid sequence MKAGSGLASAPLAAPALAADAVRRAIAAAGGERPSRVFLFLSAHFARQAPRAIQAAAGAAGGLQVSGMLAEGVFTEAGWRLDQPAVAALVLGQAGAGPRPSLVQPQLAFCGGPAFPPPGADAAPRWGLTCRDALVWHDARLCAPPCAEIQIPGHALLGALSTGLHALGEAQEVTAVRGHDVLNLASASAADSLRRALPPGLRDRSPLPVHLVAACEDGLPPIPILTANGDGSLCLARPPRVGARLQWALRQPLTAAADMAASLESLAARCQNPACALVFSCIGRGPLFYDGEDRDLAALRRRFPGLPLAGAYGTGQIVPWNGGVAVLQNSVATVLFEPCHV is encoded by the coding sequence ATGAAAGCCGGCTCCGGACTGGCCAGTGCACCCCTGGCGGCGCCAGCCCTGGCTGCCGACGCCGTGCGGCGTGCCATCGCGGCCGCCGGGGGAGAGCGGCCAAGCCGTGTGTTTCTCTTCCTTTCGGCCCATTTCGCCCGCCAGGCGCCCCGCGCCATCCAGGCCGCCGCGGGCGCCGCCGGGGGTCTCCAGGTATCCGGCATGCTGGCCGAAGGCGTCTTCACCGAGGCGGGCTGGCGCCTGGATCAGCCAGCGGTGGCGGCCCTCGTCCTGGGTCAGGCCGGTGCGGGCCCCCGCCCCTCCCTCGTCCAGCCGCAACTCGCCTTTTGTGGCGGCCCTGCATTTCCCCCACCAGGGGCCGACGCGGCTCCCCGCTGGGGTCTGACCTGCCGCGATGCCCTGGTCTGGCACGACGCCCGCCTCTGCGCGCCACCCTGCGCCGAGATCCAGATCCCAGGGCACGCCCTGCTCGGCGCCCTGTCCACCGGGCTGCACGCCTTGGGCGAGGCCCAGGAGGTCACCGCCGTGCGCGGCCACGATGTGCTGAACCTGGCGTCGGCCAGCGCCGCCGACAGCCTGCGCCGCGCCCTTCCTCCAGGCCTGCGGGACCGCAGCCCCCTCCCCGTTCATCTGGTGGCGGCCTGCGAAGACGGACTGCCCCCCATCCCCATCCTGACAGCCAACGGCGACGGTTCCCTCTGCCTCGCCCGCCCGCCGCGGGTCGGGGCGCGGCTGCAGTGGGCACTGCGCCAACCGCTGACGGCAGCCGCCGACATGGCCGCCAGCCTTGAGAGCCTGGCCGCCCGGTGTCAGAATCCTGCCTGCGCCCTGGTCTTTTCCTGCATCGGTCGCGGCCCCCTGTTCTACGACGGTGAAGACCGCGATCTGGCGGCCCTGCGCCGCCGCTTCCCGGGCCTTCCCCTGGCCGGAGCCTACGGCACCGGCCAGATCGTTCCCTGGAACGGCGGCGTTGCGGTGCTCCAGAACAGCGTCGCCACCGTCCTCTTCGAGCCCTGCCATGTTTAA
- a CDS encoding quinone-dependent dihydroorotate dehydrogenase, with amino-acid sequence MLYSAIRKFFFALDAETAHGIGMRGVSFLDATGLAGLLAKPVTPCPVTVMGLSFPNPVGLAAGLDKNGDHIDGLARLGFGFLEIGTITPRPQAGNPRPRLFRIPAAQGIINRMGFNNEGVERLLENVRAAKFPNKGGILGINIGKNATTPIENAADDYLLCLDKVYDAASYVTVNISSPNTKNLRELQKDEALDDLLARLKARQEQLAQKHGRYVPMTLKIAPDLDDAQITAIADALKRHRMDGVIATNTTLSREGVEGLPNAAESGGLSGAPVFRKSTDVLKKLSAALQGELPIIGVGGILSGADAAEKIRAGASLVQFYSGFIYRGPELVGEVAETLARVLRKRA; translated from the coding sequence ATGCTCTATTCCGCCATTCGCAAATTCTTCTTCGCCCTCGATGCCGAAACTGCCCACGGCATCGGCATGCGCGGCGTTTCCTTCCTCGACGCCACCGGCCTTGCCGGCCTGCTGGCCAAACCGGTGACACCCTGCCCGGTAACGGTCATGGGACTCAGCTTTCCCAACCCGGTGGGGCTGGCCGCCGGCCTGGACAAGAACGGCGACCATATCGACGGCCTGGCCCGCCTGGGTTTCGGCTTCCTCGAAATCGGCACCATCACGCCGCGCCCCCAGGCCGGCAACCCGCGGCCACGCCTGTTCCGCATCCCGGCGGCCCAGGGCATCATCAACCGCATGGGCTTCAACAATGAGGGCGTCGAGCGTTTGCTGGAAAACGTGCGGGCGGCGAAATTCCCCAATAAGGGAGGCATCCTCGGCATCAACATCGGCAAGAACGCCACGACGCCGATCGAGAACGCCGCCGACGATTACCTCCTCTGCCTGGACAAGGTCTACGACGCCGCCAGCTATGTGACGGTCAATATCTCGTCCCCCAACACCAAGAACCTGCGCGAATTGCAGAAGGACGAGGCCCTGGACGACCTCCTCGCCCGCCTCAAGGCGCGCCAGGAGCAACTGGCCCAGAAGCACGGCAGGTACGTGCCCATGACCTTGAAGATCGCCCCCGATCTCGACGACGCGCAGATCACCGCCATTGCCGACGCCCTCAAGCGCCACCGCATGGACGGGGTCATCGCCACTAATACCACGCTTTCCCGCGAGGGGGTCGAAGGATTGCCCAACGCCGCCGAAAGCGGGGGCCTTTCCGGCGCGCCGGTGTTCCGCAAATCCACCGATGTCCTGAAGAAGCTGTCCGCCGCCTTGCAGGGCGAACTGCCCATCATCGGCGTGGGCGGCATCCTGAGCGGCGCGGACGCGGCAGAAAAAATCCGCGCCGGGGCAAGTCTGGTGCAGTTCTACAGCGGCTTCATCTACCGCGGTCCGGAACTGGTGGGCGAGGTGGCGGAAACCCTGGCGCGTGTGCTGAGGAAAAGAGCCTAA
- a CDS encoding electron transport complex subunit E, translated as MMTRDEFRSIARNGVWKQNTSLIQILGLCPLLAVTTNAVNGIMLSLATILVMALANVAVASLRNFIPHEIRIPVFILIVAALVTVVDLLFNANLHELYLVLGIFIPLIVTNCIVLARVEAFAAKNPPLQSTLDGVFMGVGMLWTLAVLGGLRELIGSGTLLGGIDLVFPALQPIQVLPAEYPGLLFMLLPPGAFILLGCMIAWKNWVEDRAARRATLDATAFPASAP; from the coding sequence ATGATGACCCGCGACGAGTTCCGCAGCATCGCCCGCAACGGCGTCTGGAAGCAGAACACCAGTCTCATCCAGATCCTCGGCCTGTGCCCCCTGCTCGCCGTCACCACCAATGCTGTGAATGGCATCATGCTGTCCCTGGCCACCATCCTGGTCATGGCCCTGGCCAATGTGGCGGTGGCCAGCCTGCGCAATTTCATCCCCCACGAAATCCGCATCCCGGTCTTCATCCTCATCGTCGCCGCCCTGGTGACGGTGGTCGATCTGCTCTTCAACGCCAATCTGCACGAGCTTTACCTGGTGTTGGGCATCTTCATCCCCCTGATTGTCACCAACTGCATCGTGCTGGCCCGGGTGGAAGCCTTCGCGGCCAAGAATCCGCCCCTGCAATCGACCCTGGACGGCGTTTTCATGGGGGTCGGCATGTTGTGGACCCTGGCCGTCCTGGGCGGGCTGCGGGAACTGATCGGCAGTGGCACCCTGCTGGGGGGCATCGACCTGGTCTTCCCCGCGCTGCAACCCATCCAGGTGCTACCGGCGGAATACCCGGGGCTGCTCTTCATGTTGCTGCCCCCCGGGGCCTTCATCCTGCTGGGCTGCATGATCGCGTGGAAGAACTGGGTGGAAGATCGGGCCGCTCGCCGCGCAACCCTTGATGCGACAGCCTTCCCCGCATCGGCACCCTGA
- the nth gene encoding endonuclease III, giving the protein MQPLLVRQLYTRLRDANPAPRTELHYDGPFQLLVAVMLSAQATDVSVNKATARLFPLAPTPAALLALGEEGLAEAIRTIGLYRSKARHVIATCRILLEHHGGEVPARREALEALPGVGRKTANVVLNTAFGQPTIAVDTHIFRVANRTGLAPGKTPLEVEKRLLRTTPAEFRQDAHHWLILHGRYVCKARKPECERCLLADLCPVPGGKKNSLAR; this is encoded by the coding sequence ATGCAGCCCCTCCTCGTCCGCCAACTCTATACCCGCCTGCGGGATGCCAACCCCGCCCCGCGCACCGAGCTGCACTACGACGGCCCCTTTCAACTTCTGGTCGCCGTCATGCTCTCGGCCCAGGCCACCGACGTCAGTGTCAACAAGGCGACGGCACGCCTCTTTCCCCTGGCCCCGACACCCGCCGCCCTGCTGGCCCTGGGCGAGGAGGGCCTGGCCGAGGCCATCCGCACCATCGGCCTTTACCGCAGCAAGGCCCGCCATGTCATCGCCACCTGCCGCATTTTGCTCGAACACCACGGCGGCGAAGTTCCCGCCCGGCGCGAGGCCCTGGAGGCCCTGCCCGGCGTGGGGCGCAAGACGGCCAATGTGGTGCTCAACACGGCCTTCGGCCAGCCGACCATCGCGGTGGACACCCACATCTTCCGCGTCGCCAATCGCACCGGCCTCGCCCCGGGCAAGACTCCGCTGGAAGTCGAAAAGCGGCTGCTGCGGACCACGCCGGCGGAGTTTCGCCAGGATGCCCACCACTGGCTGATCCTGCACGGGCGCTACGTCTGCAAGGCTCGCAAGCCGGAATGCGAACGCTGTCTCCTGGCCGACCTGTGCCCCGTGCCAGGCGGGAAAAAGAATTCCCTCGCCCGATGA
- the rsxB gene encoding electron transport complex subunit RsxB codes for MTELLLAIAVMALGALVLGAALGYASIRFKVEGDPLIEKIESVLPQTQCGQCGYPGCRPYAEAIGKGEAEINLCPPGGLEGVQKLADLLGREVKPLEVEARPPQVAVIDENTCIGCTLCIQACPVDAIVGAAKQMHTIVAPLCTGCELCLPPCPVECIAMVPIGETLDNWKWKYPVIAIQPVATRKAA; via the coding sequence ATGACGGAACTCCTCCTCGCCATCGCCGTCATGGCCCTGGGCGCCCTCGTCCTGGGCGCCGCCCTGGGCTATGCCTCGATCCGCTTCAAGGTGGAAGGCGACCCCCTGATCGAAAAGATCGAATCCGTCCTGCCCCAGACCCAGTGCGGCCAGTGCGGCTACCCCGGTTGCCGCCCCTACGCCGAGGCCATCGGCAAGGGCGAGGCGGAAATCAACCTGTGCCCCCCGGGCGGCCTGGAGGGCGTGCAGAAGCTGGCCGACCTCCTGGGCCGTGAGGTCAAGCCCCTGGAAGTCGAGGCGCGGCCGCCCCAGGTCGCCGTCATCGACGAAAACACCTGTATCGGCTGCACCCTGTGCATCCAGGCCTGCCCAGTGGATGCCATCGTCGGCGCCGCCAAGCAGATGCACACCATCGTCGCCCCCCTGTGCACCGGCTGCGAACTGTGCCTGCCGCCCTGCCCGGTGGAGTGCATCGCCATGGTGCCCATCGGCGAGACCCTCGACAACTGGAAGTGGAAATACCCGGTCATCGCCATCCAGCCGGTCGCAACCCGGAAGGCAGCCTGA